The Hippoglossus hippoglossus isolate fHipHip1 chromosome 21, fHipHip1.pri, whole genome shotgun sequence genome contains a region encoding:
- the LOC117754782 gene encoding target of Nesh-SH3 isoform X2 — protein sequence MMMMRMQQNSRGFLVLLLLVFIAGIALSGPSTPRRSRVRRQNMKVRINATGDTIVMKFLRPNADTKLEGYILGYGSSMFSKQFIPLPENGQPYETEFDAEPKYLIAVQPIPTNEVKKQCKGKVELQKPLHLVIGSVTPTSVLLSWGTLLKTPHEGNIMNDCVEDGHYTVRYRERSRKWNYQTCPTSDTVIDHLKPNTVYEFGVQPNSKDDTGMWSKPVIHNISSGGLEEKAIRKIFKQPLKPVKPITSGPRSFPFSPRHVLHNKTQGRLPISRSIASKTTLAPTTSTTTTTRQESLSTPGPTPPTVTKRPIGTGIHRPSKAEVPRSPISPSIPAGARNKTLSRTRIPPHSTGVGVRTGSPSKTLTSSRSSSTPGADGVHHKPIALPKPVVWSKENPVLQPPIPVNKRPNLVGKPTDHDKPMDLKQGDKESILKPFPLVTAKPKQERRQQTTTSAPAVNSSRFDIYENSSIFRPLPASDLDIMGKKRFVAPHVIYKTDKKPEEPCSITSSLSFFPEEEGSDQNVTTPPRTPPSNLTVVTVEGCPSFVILDWQKSDNETREYEVVSTSKGPNGQEISILTTNQTHTAVENLKPESNYEFKVTPKNELGSGPSTDPVTFSTESADPRVSEYVAGKDAIWTQFPFKSDGYSECNGKQYVKRTWYRKFVGIQLCNSLRYKIYLSDSLNGKFYNIGDQTGHGEDHCQFVDSFLDGRTGTQMFADQLPSRLGFYRALRQEPVHFGDIGGKSHVTYVGWYECGTPIPGMW from the exons TGCGACGTCAGAACATGAAAGTTCGCATCAACGCCACAGGAGACACCATTGTGATGAAGTTTCTGCGACCAAACGCTGACACCAAGCTCGAGGGCTACATCCTGGGCTATGGCAGCAGCATGTTCTCCAAACAGTTCATTCCGCTGCCAGAGAATGGACAGCCGTATGAGACTGAGTTTG ATGCTGAGCCCAAGTACCTTATAGCCGTCCAGCCCATCCCGACCAACGAGGTGAAAAAGCAGTGCAAAG GTAAAGTGGAACTGCAGAAGCCACTTCACTTAGTGATTGGATCAGTAACGCCCACCTCAGTGCTCCTGTCCTGGGGGACACTGCTGAAAACACCTCATGAGGGCAATATCATGAATGACTGTGTAGAGGACGG ACACTACACGGTGCGCTATCgtgagaggagcaggaagtggaACTACCAGACTTGCCCTACCAGCGACACAGTCATCGACCATCTAAAGCCCAACACAGTCTATGAGTTTGGTGTTCAGCCCAACTCCAAGGATGACACTGGAATGTGGAGCAAGCCGGTCATTCACAACATCAGCTCGGGGGGATTAGAGG AGAAGGCCATCAGGAAAATCTTTAAGCAGCCCCTAAAACCTGTG AAACCTATAACATCAGGTCCACGCTCCTTCCCCTTTTCTCCTCGCCATG TTCTCCATAACAAGACCCAGGGCAGACTGCCCATCTCCCGGAGCATAGCGTCAAAGACAACTCTTG CTCCAACCACAagtactactacaactactagACAGGAATCTCTGTCAACCCCTGGACCCACACCGCCTACCGTCACCAAACGGCCAATCG GTACTGGCATCCACAGACCATCCAAAGCTGAAGTCCCTCGTTCTCCCATTAGCCCATCAATTCCTGCAGGAGCAAGAAACAAAACCCTCTCTCGCACCCGGATTCCTCCTCATTCCACTGGTGTTGGTGTCAGAACAGGTTCTCCATCCAAGACATTGACTTCTTCTCGCAGCTCCAGCACACCTGGGG CCGATGGGGTTCATCATAAGCCCATTGCTCTTCCTAAGCCTGTGGTGTGGTCCAAAGAAAACCCTG TTCTGCAACCCCCTATTCCCGTCAACAAGAGACCCAACCTGGTGGGGAAACCAACTGACCATG ATAAACCCATGGACCTAAAACAAGGAGACAAAGAGTCCATCTTGAAGCCATTCCCTCTGGTCACAGCCAAGCCCAAACAAGAGCGAAGACAGCAGACGACCACCTCTGCCCCGGCAGTAAACA GCAGCCGCTTTGACATATATGAAAACTCCTCCATATTCAGGCCCCTGCCTGCATCAGACCTAGACATCATGGGCAAGAAGCGTTTTGTAG CTCCCCACGTGATCTACAAGACGGATAAAAAGCCAGAAGAGCCGtgctccatcacctcctctctctcttttttccctgaAGAGGAGGGCAGCGATCAGAATGTGACGACCCCGCCCCGCACTCCTCCCTCCAACCTTACTGTGGTCACCGTGGAGGGCTGCCCGTCCTTTGTCATTCTTGACTGGCAGAAATCTGACAACGAGACCAGAG AATATGAAGTTGTGTCCACCTCTAAAGGACCGAATGGACAGGAAATTTCCATACTGACGACCAACCAGACACACACGGCCGTGGAGAATCTCAAACCGGAGAGCAA TTACGAATTCAAAGTAACACCAAAGAATGAGCTGGGAAGCGGACCCTCCACTGATCCCGTGACGTTTAGCACAGAATCAG CTGATCCTCGAGTGAGTGAATATGTGGCAG GCAAAGACGCCATCTGGACTCAGTTCCCATTTAAATCAGACGGCTACTCTGAATGCAACGGGAAGCAGTACGTGAAGAGAACCTGGTACCGGAAGTTTGTAGGGATCCAGCTCTGCAACTCGCTGAGATACAAAATCTACCTGAGTGACTCGCTCAATG GTAAGTTCTACAACATTGGAGATCAGACGGGGCATGGTGAGGACCATTGCCAGTTTGTCGACTCCTTCCTGGATGGACGGACCGGCACCCAGATGTTTGCTGACCAGCTACCAAGCAGGCTAG GGTTCTACAGAGCACTGAGACAGGAACCTGTCCACTTTGGAGATATCGGAGGAAAGTCACATGTTACCTATGTGGGCTGGTACGAGTGTGGCACACCTATTCCTGGGATGTGGTAA
- the LOC117754782 gene encoding target of Nesh-SH3 isoform X1, protein MMMMRMQQNSRGFLVLLLLVFIAGIALSGPSTPRRSRVRRQNMKVRINATGDTIVMKFLRPNADTKLEGYILGYGSSMFSKQFIPLPENGQPYETEFDAEPKYLIAVQPIPTNEVKKQCKGKVELQKPLHLVIGSVTPTSVLLSWGTLLKTPHEGNIMNDCVEDGHYTVRYRERSRKWNYQTCPTSDTVIDHLKPNTVYEFGVQPNSKDDTGMWSKPVIHNISSGGLEEKAIRKIFKQPLKPVKPITSGPRSFPFSPRHVLHNKTQGRLPISRSIASKTTLAPTTSTTTTTRQESLSTPGPTPPTVTKRPIGTGIHRPSKAEVPRSPISPSIPAGARNKTLSRTRIPPHSTGVGVRTGSPSKTLTSSRSSSTPGAADGVHHKPIALPKPVVWSKENPVLQPPIPVNKRPNLVGKPTDHDKPMDLKQGDKESILKPFPLVTAKPKQERRQQTTTSAPAVNSSRFDIYENSSIFRPLPASDLDIMGKKRFVAPHVIYKTDKKPEEPCSITSSLSFFPEEEGSDQNVTTPPRTPPSNLTVVTVEGCPSFVILDWQKSDNETREYEVVSTSKGPNGQEISILTTNQTHTAVENLKPESNYEFKVTPKNELGSGPSTDPVTFSTESADPRVSEYVAGKDAIWTQFPFKSDGYSECNGKQYVKRTWYRKFVGIQLCNSLRYKIYLSDSLNGKFYNIGDQTGHGEDHCQFVDSFLDGRTGTQMFADQLPSRLGFYRALRQEPVHFGDIGGKSHVTYVGWYECGTPIPGMW, encoded by the exons TGCGACGTCAGAACATGAAAGTTCGCATCAACGCCACAGGAGACACCATTGTGATGAAGTTTCTGCGACCAAACGCTGACACCAAGCTCGAGGGCTACATCCTGGGCTATGGCAGCAGCATGTTCTCCAAACAGTTCATTCCGCTGCCAGAGAATGGACAGCCGTATGAGACTGAGTTTG ATGCTGAGCCCAAGTACCTTATAGCCGTCCAGCCCATCCCGACCAACGAGGTGAAAAAGCAGTGCAAAG GTAAAGTGGAACTGCAGAAGCCACTTCACTTAGTGATTGGATCAGTAACGCCCACCTCAGTGCTCCTGTCCTGGGGGACACTGCTGAAAACACCTCATGAGGGCAATATCATGAATGACTGTGTAGAGGACGG ACACTACACGGTGCGCTATCgtgagaggagcaggaagtggaACTACCAGACTTGCCCTACCAGCGACACAGTCATCGACCATCTAAAGCCCAACACAGTCTATGAGTTTGGTGTTCAGCCCAACTCCAAGGATGACACTGGAATGTGGAGCAAGCCGGTCATTCACAACATCAGCTCGGGGGGATTAGAGG AGAAGGCCATCAGGAAAATCTTTAAGCAGCCCCTAAAACCTGTG AAACCTATAACATCAGGTCCACGCTCCTTCCCCTTTTCTCCTCGCCATG TTCTCCATAACAAGACCCAGGGCAGACTGCCCATCTCCCGGAGCATAGCGTCAAAGACAACTCTTG CTCCAACCACAagtactactacaactactagACAGGAATCTCTGTCAACCCCTGGACCCACACCGCCTACCGTCACCAAACGGCCAATCG GTACTGGCATCCACAGACCATCCAAAGCTGAAGTCCCTCGTTCTCCCATTAGCCCATCAATTCCTGCAGGAGCAAGAAACAAAACCCTCTCTCGCACCCGGATTCCTCCTCATTCCACTGGTGTTGGTGTCAGAACAGGTTCTCCATCCAAGACATTGACTTCTTCTCGCAGCTCCAGCACACCTGGGG CAGCCGATGGGGTTCATCATAAGCCCATTGCTCTTCCTAAGCCTGTGGTGTGGTCCAAAGAAAACCCTG TTCTGCAACCCCCTATTCCCGTCAACAAGAGACCCAACCTGGTGGGGAAACCAACTGACCATG ATAAACCCATGGACCTAAAACAAGGAGACAAAGAGTCCATCTTGAAGCCATTCCCTCTGGTCACAGCCAAGCCCAAACAAGAGCGAAGACAGCAGACGACCACCTCTGCCCCGGCAGTAAACA GCAGCCGCTTTGACATATATGAAAACTCCTCCATATTCAGGCCCCTGCCTGCATCAGACCTAGACATCATGGGCAAGAAGCGTTTTGTAG CTCCCCACGTGATCTACAAGACGGATAAAAAGCCAGAAGAGCCGtgctccatcacctcctctctctcttttttccctgaAGAGGAGGGCAGCGATCAGAATGTGACGACCCCGCCCCGCACTCCTCCCTCCAACCTTACTGTGGTCACCGTGGAGGGCTGCCCGTCCTTTGTCATTCTTGACTGGCAGAAATCTGACAACGAGACCAGAG AATATGAAGTTGTGTCCACCTCTAAAGGACCGAATGGACAGGAAATTTCCATACTGACGACCAACCAGACACACACGGCCGTGGAGAATCTCAAACCGGAGAGCAA TTACGAATTCAAAGTAACACCAAAGAATGAGCTGGGAAGCGGACCCTCCACTGATCCCGTGACGTTTAGCACAGAATCAG CTGATCCTCGAGTGAGTGAATATGTGGCAG GCAAAGACGCCATCTGGACTCAGTTCCCATTTAAATCAGACGGCTACTCTGAATGCAACGGGAAGCAGTACGTGAAGAGAACCTGGTACCGGAAGTTTGTAGGGATCCAGCTCTGCAACTCGCTGAGATACAAAATCTACCTGAGTGACTCGCTCAATG GTAAGTTCTACAACATTGGAGATCAGACGGGGCATGGTGAGGACCATTGCCAGTTTGTCGACTCCTTCCTGGATGGACGGACCGGCACCCAGATGTTTGCTGACCAGCTACCAAGCAGGCTAG GGTTCTACAGAGCACTGAGACAGGAACCTGTCCACTTTGGAGATATCGGAGGAAAGTCACATGTTACCTATGTGGGCTGGTACGAGTGTGGCACACCTATTCCTGGGATGTGGTAA
- the LOC117754782 gene encoding target of Nesh-SH3 isoform X3: MMMMRMQQNSRGFLVLLLLVFIAGIALSGPSTPRRSRVRRQNMKVRINATGDTIVMKFLRPNADTKLEGYILGYGSSMFSKQFIPLPENGQPYETEFDAEPKYLIAVQPIPTNEVKKQCKGKVELQKPLHLVIGSVTPTSVLLSWGTLLKTPHEGNIMNDCVEDGHYTVRYRERSRKWNYQTCPTSDTVIDHLKPNTVYEFGVQPNSKDDTGMWSKPVIHNISSGGLEEKAIRKIFKQPLKPVKPITSGPRSFPFSPRHVLHNKTQGRLPISRSIASKTTLAPTTSTTTTTRQESLSTPGPTPPTVTKRPIGTGIHRPSKAEVPRSPISPSIPAGARNKTLSRTRIPPHSTGVGVRTGSPSKTLTSSRSSSTPGVLQPPIPVNKRPNLVGKPTDHDKPMDLKQGDKESILKPFPLVTAKPKQERRQQTTTSAPAVNSSRFDIYENSSIFRPLPASDLDIMGKKRFVAPHVIYKTDKKPEEPCSITSSLSFFPEEEGSDQNVTTPPRTPPSNLTVVTVEGCPSFVILDWQKSDNETREYEVVSTSKGPNGQEISILTTNQTHTAVENLKPESNYEFKVTPKNELGSGPSTDPVTFSTESADPRVSEYVAGKDAIWTQFPFKSDGYSECNGKQYVKRTWYRKFVGIQLCNSLRYKIYLSDSLNGKFYNIGDQTGHGEDHCQFVDSFLDGRTGTQMFADQLPSRLGFYRALRQEPVHFGDIGGKSHVTYVGWYECGTPIPGMW, from the exons TGCGACGTCAGAACATGAAAGTTCGCATCAACGCCACAGGAGACACCATTGTGATGAAGTTTCTGCGACCAAACGCTGACACCAAGCTCGAGGGCTACATCCTGGGCTATGGCAGCAGCATGTTCTCCAAACAGTTCATTCCGCTGCCAGAGAATGGACAGCCGTATGAGACTGAGTTTG ATGCTGAGCCCAAGTACCTTATAGCCGTCCAGCCCATCCCGACCAACGAGGTGAAAAAGCAGTGCAAAG GTAAAGTGGAACTGCAGAAGCCACTTCACTTAGTGATTGGATCAGTAACGCCCACCTCAGTGCTCCTGTCCTGGGGGACACTGCTGAAAACACCTCATGAGGGCAATATCATGAATGACTGTGTAGAGGACGG ACACTACACGGTGCGCTATCgtgagaggagcaggaagtggaACTACCAGACTTGCCCTACCAGCGACACAGTCATCGACCATCTAAAGCCCAACACAGTCTATGAGTTTGGTGTTCAGCCCAACTCCAAGGATGACACTGGAATGTGGAGCAAGCCGGTCATTCACAACATCAGCTCGGGGGGATTAGAGG AGAAGGCCATCAGGAAAATCTTTAAGCAGCCCCTAAAACCTGTG AAACCTATAACATCAGGTCCACGCTCCTTCCCCTTTTCTCCTCGCCATG TTCTCCATAACAAGACCCAGGGCAGACTGCCCATCTCCCGGAGCATAGCGTCAAAGACAACTCTTG CTCCAACCACAagtactactacaactactagACAGGAATCTCTGTCAACCCCTGGACCCACACCGCCTACCGTCACCAAACGGCCAATCG GTACTGGCATCCACAGACCATCCAAAGCTGAAGTCCCTCGTTCTCCCATTAGCCCATCAATTCCTGCAGGAGCAAGAAACAAAACCCTCTCTCGCACCCGGATTCCTCCTCATTCCACTGGTGTTGGTGTCAGAACAGGTTCTCCATCCAAGACATTGACTTCTTCTCGCAGCTCCAGCACACCTGGGG TTCTGCAACCCCCTATTCCCGTCAACAAGAGACCCAACCTGGTGGGGAAACCAACTGACCATG ATAAACCCATGGACCTAAAACAAGGAGACAAAGAGTCCATCTTGAAGCCATTCCCTCTGGTCACAGCCAAGCCCAAACAAGAGCGAAGACAGCAGACGACCACCTCTGCCCCGGCAGTAAACA GCAGCCGCTTTGACATATATGAAAACTCCTCCATATTCAGGCCCCTGCCTGCATCAGACCTAGACATCATGGGCAAGAAGCGTTTTGTAG CTCCCCACGTGATCTACAAGACGGATAAAAAGCCAGAAGAGCCGtgctccatcacctcctctctctcttttttccctgaAGAGGAGGGCAGCGATCAGAATGTGACGACCCCGCCCCGCACTCCTCCCTCCAACCTTACTGTGGTCACCGTGGAGGGCTGCCCGTCCTTTGTCATTCTTGACTGGCAGAAATCTGACAACGAGACCAGAG AATATGAAGTTGTGTCCACCTCTAAAGGACCGAATGGACAGGAAATTTCCATACTGACGACCAACCAGACACACACGGCCGTGGAGAATCTCAAACCGGAGAGCAA TTACGAATTCAAAGTAACACCAAAGAATGAGCTGGGAAGCGGACCCTCCACTGATCCCGTGACGTTTAGCACAGAATCAG CTGATCCTCGAGTGAGTGAATATGTGGCAG GCAAAGACGCCATCTGGACTCAGTTCCCATTTAAATCAGACGGCTACTCTGAATGCAACGGGAAGCAGTACGTGAAGAGAACCTGGTACCGGAAGTTTGTAGGGATCCAGCTCTGCAACTCGCTGAGATACAAAATCTACCTGAGTGACTCGCTCAATG GTAAGTTCTACAACATTGGAGATCAGACGGGGCATGGTGAGGACCATTGCCAGTTTGTCGACTCCTTCCTGGATGGACGGACCGGCACCCAGATGTTTGCTGACCAGCTACCAAGCAGGCTAG GGTTCTACAGAGCACTGAGACAGGAACCTGTCCACTTTGGAGATATCGGAGGAAAGTCACATGTTACCTATGTGGGCTGGTACGAGTGTGGCACACCTATTCCTGGGATGTGGTAA
- the LOC117754782 gene encoding target of Nesh-SH3 isoform X4, translated as MMMMRMQQNSRGFLVLLLLVFIAGIALSGPSTPRRSRVRRQNMKVRINATGDTIVMKFLRPNADTKLEGYILGYGSSMFSKQFIPLPENGQPYETEFDAEPKYLIAVQPIPTNEVKKQCKGKVELQKPLHLVIGSVTPTSVLLSWGTLLKTPHEGNIMNDCVEDGHYTVRYRERSRKWNYQTCPTSDTVIDHLKPNTVYEFGVQPNSKDDTGMWSKPVIHNISSGGLEEKAIRKIFKQPLKPVKPITSGPRSFPFSPRHVLHNKTQGRLPISRSIASKTTLGTGIHRPSKAEVPRSPISPSIPAGARNKTLSRTRIPPHSTGVGVRTGSPSKTLTSSRSSSTPGAADGVHHKPIALPKPVVWSKENPVLQPPIPVNKRPNLVGKPTDHDKPMDLKQGDKESILKPFPLVTAKPKQERRQQTTTSAPAVNSSRFDIYENSSIFRPLPASDLDIMGKKRFVAPHVIYKTDKKPEEPCSITSSLSFFPEEEGSDQNVTTPPRTPPSNLTVVTVEGCPSFVILDWQKSDNETREYEVVSTSKGPNGQEISILTTNQTHTAVENLKPESNYEFKVTPKNELGSGPSTDPVTFSTESADPRVSEYVAGKDAIWTQFPFKSDGYSECNGKQYVKRTWYRKFVGIQLCNSLRYKIYLSDSLNGKFYNIGDQTGHGEDHCQFVDSFLDGRTGTQMFADQLPSRLGFYRALRQEPVHFGDIGGKSHVTYVGWYECGTPIPGMW; from the exons TGCGACGTCAGAACATGAAAGTTCGCATCAACGCCACAGGAGACACCATTGTGATGAAGTTTCTGCGACCAAACGCTGACACCAAGCTCGAGGGCTACATCCTGGGCTATGGCAGCAGCATGTTCTCCAAACAGTTCATTCCGCTGCCAGAGAATGGACAGCCGTATGAGACTGAGTTTG ATGCTGAGCCCAAGTACCTTATAGCCGTCCAGCCCATCCCGACCAACGAGGTGAAAAAGCAGTGCAAAG GTAAAGTGGAACTGCAGAAGCCACTTCACTTAGTGATTGGATCAGTAACGCCCACCTCAGTGCTCCTGTCCTGGGGGACACTGCTGAAAACACCTCATGAGGGCAATATCATGAATGACTGTGTAGAGGACGG ACACTACACGGTGCGCTATCgtgagaggagcaggaagtggaACTACCAGACTTGCCCTACCAGCGACACAGTCATCGACCATCTAAAGCCCAACACAGTCTATGAGTTTGGTGTTCAGCCCAACTCCAAGGATGACACTGGAATGTGGAGCAAGCCGGTCATTCACAACATCAGCTCGGGGGGATTAGAGG AGAAGGCCATCAGGAAAATCTTTAAGCAGCCCCTAAAACCTGTG AAACCTATAACATCAGGTCCACGCTCCTTCCCCTTTTCTCCTCGCCATG TTCTCCATAACAAGACCCAGGGCAGACTGCCCATCTCCCGGAGCATAGCGTCAAAGACAACTCTTG GTACTGGCATCCACAGACCATCCAAAGCTGAAGTCCCTCGTTCTCCCATTAGCCCATCAATTCCTGCAGGAGCAAGAAACAAAACCCTCTCTCGCACCCGGATTCCTCCTCATTCCACTGGTGTTGGTGTCAGAACAGGTTCTCCATCCAAGACATTGACTTCTTCTCGCAGCTCCAGCACACCTGGGG CAGCCGATGGGGTTCATCATAAGCCCATTGCTCTTCCTAAGCCTGTGGTGTGGTCCAAAGAAAACCCTG TTCTGCAACCCCCTATTCCCGTCAACAAGAGACCCAACCTGGTGGGGAAACCAACTGACCATG ATAAACCCATGGACCTAAAACAAGGAGACAAAGAGTCCATCTTGAAGCCATTCCCTCTGGTCACAGCCAAGCCCAAACAAGAGCGAAGACAGCAGACGACCACCTCTGCCCCGGCAGTAAACA GCAGCCGCTTTGACATATATGAAAACTCCTCCATATTCAGGCCCCTGCCTGCATCAGACCTAGACATCATGGGCAAGAAGCGTTTTGTAG CTCCCCACGTGATCTACAAGACGGATAAAAAGCCAGAAGAGCCGtgctccatcacctcctctctctcttttttccctgaAGAGGAGGGCAGCGATCAGAATGTGACGACCCCGCCCCGCACTCCTCCCTCCAACCTTACTGTGGTCACCGTGGAGGGCTGCCCGTCCTTTGTCATTCTTGACTGGCAGAAATCTGACAACGAGACCAGAG AATATGAAGTTGTGTCCACCTCTAAAGGACCGAATGGACAGGAAATTTCCATACTGACGACCAACCAGACACACACGGCCGTGGAGAATCTCAAACCGGAGAGCAA TTACGAATTCAAAGTAACACCAAAGAATGAGCTGGGAAGCGGACCCTCCACTGATCCCGTGACGTTTAGCACAGAATCAG CTGATCCTCGAGTGAGTGAATATGTGGCAG GCAAAGACGCCATCTGGACTCAGTTCCCATTTAAATCAGACGGCTACTCTGAATGCAACGGGAAGCAGTACGTGAAGAGAACCTGGTACCGGAAGTTTGTAGGGATCCAGCTCTGCAACTCGCTGAGATACAAAATCTACCTGAGTGACTCGCTCAATG GTAAGTTCTACAACATTGGAGATCAGACGGGGCATGGTGAGGACCATTGCCAGTTTGTCGACTCCTTCCTGGATGGACGGACCGGCACCCAGATGTTTGCTGACCAGCTACCAAGCAGGCTAG GGTTCTACAGAGCACTGAGACAGGAACCTGTCCACTTTGGAGATATCGGAGGAAAGTCACATGTTACCTATGTGGGCTGGTACGAGTGTGGCACACCTATTCCTGGGATGTGGTAA